One Phycisphaerae bacterium RAS2 DNA window includes the following coding sequences:
- a CDS encoding Cortical protein marker for cell polarity yields MTAHCWTRCSAIITVALMVSWSGPYTLAADCPLDWREAPLAGGPNGPVYAMTTWDPDGTGPLAPWLVIGGSFTQVGGTSASRIAAWDGSAWHSFSSGMNTDVRALAVHEGELFAGGPFTSAGGSACNRVARWDGSAWQPLGSGLNEFVYSLASYNGELVVGGVFTNAGGTLVSAIARWSSGGGWQALGSGMGGPDAVEIVFALTVHDGSLIAAGQFQTAGGIAANRIARWDGAWHALGGGVTSAGTPQVLALRSEAGDLYAGGYFTHAGGAPCSNIARWDGAAWSPLHAGINGPVVALGRLGGDLIASGEFILAGGASAFRIARWNGASWQALGGGISATGRALASFAGDLHVGGQFLQVDSMTANYWARWGPACLRGDVDCNQLVEITDVDPFVQALLQSPGLEPCETFTADANGDGQVNGVDVPALVNMLF; encoded by the coding sequence ATGACAGCGCATTGCTGGACCCGCTGCTCGGCCATTATCACCGTGGCACTGATGGTGTCATGGAGTGGGCCGTATACGTTGGCGGCGGATTGTCCGCTTGACTGGCGTGAAGCGCCTTTGGCGGGCGGCCCGAACGGCCCCGTTTATGCTATGACAACGTGGGACCCGGACGGTACCGGGCCGCTGGCGCCGTGGCTTGTCATCGGCGGCAGCTTCACGCAGGTCGGCGGGACAAGTGCGTCCCGCATCGCTGCGTGGGACGGCAGCGCCTGGCACTCCTTCAGCTCCGGCATGAATACCGACGTGCGCGCCTTGGCGGTGCACGAAGGCGAGTTGTTCGCGGGCGGTCCGTTTACGAGCGCGGGGGGCTCGGCCTGCAACCGCGTCGCACGATGGGATGGCAGCGCCTGGCAGCCGCTGGGGTCCGGGCTGAATGAGTTTGTCTATTCTCTGGCTTCCTACAACGGCGAGCTGGTTGTCGGCGGCGTTTTTACCAACGCCGGAGGTACGCTGGTGAGCGCCATTGCCCGCTGGTCGTCCGGCGGCGGTTGGCAGGCACTGGGCAGCGGCATGGGAGGCCCCGACGCGGTCGAGATTGTCTTTGCGCTCACGGTTCACGACGGCAGTCTGATTGCCGCGGGGCAGTTCCAGACAGCCGGCGGCATAGCGGCAAATCGCATCGCGCGGTGGGACGGCGCGTGGCACGCGCTGGGCGGCGGTGTGACCAGCGCGGGCACGCCGCAGGTGCTGGCGTTGCGCAGCGAAGCGGGAGACCTTTACGCTGGCGGTTACTTCACGCATGCCGGCGGCGCGCCCTGCAGCAACATCGCGCGATGGGATGGCGCGGCATGGTCGCCGCTCCACGCGGGCATCAATGGACCGGTCGTCGCGCTGGGACGCCTGGGCGGCGACCTGATCGCATCGGGCGAGTTTATCCTGGCCGGTGGTGCATCGGCTTTCCGCATTGCCCGATGGAACGGTGCGAGTTGGCAGGCGTTGGGCGGCGGCATCTCGGCCACCGGCCGTGCGCTGGCGTCCTTCGCGGGAGACCTGCACGTCGGCGGGCAGTTCCTTCAGGTAGACAGCATGACGGCGAACTATTGGGCGCGCTGGGGGCCTGCGTGCCTGCGCGGCGACGTGGATTGCAACCAGCTTGTCGAGATCACCGACGTCGATCCGTTTGTTCAGGCGCTGCTCCAGTCGCCGGGGCTTGAACCCTGTGAGACCTTCACCGCCGATGCGAACGGCGATGGCCAGGTCAACGGCGTCGATGTACCCGCTCTCGTGAACATGCTCTTCTGA